In one Henriciella litoralis genomic region, the following are encoded:
- a CDS encoding methylated-DNA--[protein]-cysteine S-methyltransferase: MTTSTDLSERSAAYARMADALRHLGDTWQDWPDLSQCAKAMGVSPYHFQREFTRWAGISPKQFQATLAHAEAGDLLRQGASVLDASFATGLSGPSRLHDLFIAHEGLTPGEAKSGGAGADLTLGEAPTPFGTGVFLVSPRGLCGLGFADDGVGEKTGFEHPGYSREQVIEDLAGRYRNASIARNDDEAALWSERIFQKDDPIPVALYGTPFRRQIWRALLDIPAGETRTYGEIAASAGQPKAARAAGTAIGANTLAWLIPCHRALASDKRLHNYHWGVARKRAMLTYERAHAV; encoded by the coding sequence ATGACGACATCCACTGATCTTTCCGAACGCTCTGCCGCCTATGCGCGAATGGCCGACGCCTTGCGCCATCTCGGCGATACTTGGCAGGACTGGCCGGACCTCTCCCAATGCGCGAAAGCGATGGGCGTCTCGCCGTATCATTTTCAGCGTGAATTCACCCGCTGGGCGGGCATCAGCCCCAAGCAGTTTCAGGCGACCCTCGCGCATGCCGAGGCCGGTGACCTTTTGCGGCAAGGCGCTTCGGTGCTCGATGCGAGCTTCGCGACAGGCCTGTCCGGGCCATCGCGCCTGCATGATCTTTTTATCGCGCATGAAGGCCTGACCCCCGGCGAGGCCAAGTCCGGCGGGGCAGGGGCTGACCTGACCCTCGGCGAGGCGCCGACCCCCTTCGGCACCGGTGTCTTTCTGGTCTCCCCTCGCGGCTTGTGCGGCCTTGGCTTTGCCGATGATGGCGTTGGCGAGAAGACCGGATTTGAGCATCCGGGCTATTCGAGAGAACAGGTGATTGAAGACCTTGCCGGGCGATATCGAAACGCCAGCATTGCCCGCAATGACGATGAAGCGGCTCTCTGGTCAGAACGGATTTTCCAGAAGGACGACCCGATCCCGGTCGCCCTCTATGGGACGCCTTTTCGGCGCCAGATCTGGCGGGCGCTGCTCGATATCCCGGCTGGCGAGACGCGGACCTATGGCGAAATCGCCGCTTCGGCAGGCCAGCCAAAAGCTGCGCGTGCAGCAGGAACAGCGATTGGCGCGAACACGCTGGCTTGGCTGATCCCCTGCCATCGCGCTCTTGCGTCGGACAAAAGGTTACATAATTACCATTGGGGTGTGGCGCGCAAACGCGCCATGCTGACATATGAGCGCGCGCACGCGGTCTGA
- a CDS encoding restriction endonuclease, translated as MGGINMSSSDFVDHFIEIVGYKSGVVIGRKKLFQIVEDYDPRITLALGPEGAGSYRMHSSEFESIVAHLLHRIGNIDDPSTMPVSIRLFHQSKNDPVALKRYEEIMETYTGFMRRALRTAKPASKIDPSPFLQNVFDRFGVQGVEMAMRLLRGVNHQLHISPWGRMRAFEWSDEVELETLFRDEGLETLHGKFFDQRFIDYLNNNFDDLGDIHWRKFEALAGEYFERQGFKVEMGPGRNDDGIDLRIYPMSSEVESPPLILVQCKRQKAAIGKALIKSVYADVLHEKAGSGLIVTSSRLSPGAAALRTARGYPIEAADRKTLQDWISNMKTHRLC; from the coding sequence ATGGGTGGCATTAACATGTCATCTTCGGATTTTGTGGATCATTTCATTGAGATAGTTGGCTACAAATCTGGAGTCGTAATTGGCCGCAAAAAATTGTTTCAAATTGTAGAGGATTACGATCCAAGGATCACTTTGGCGTTGGGACCAGAGGGTGCCGGTTCCTATCGCATGCATTCTTCAGAGTTTGAGAGCATCGTTGCCCATCTCCTGCACAGAATCGGTAACATTGACGACCCAAGTACAATGCCCGTGAGCATTAGGTTATTCCATCAATCTAAAAATGATCCCGTAGCTTTGAAGCGCTACGAAGAAATTATGGAAACCTACACTGGTTTTATGCGCCGAGCCCTTCGAACGGCTAAGCCTGCGAGCAAGATTGATCCTTCGCCGTTTCTCCAAAACGTTTTCGATCGATTTGGAGTTCAAGGTGTAGAAATGGCAATGAGGTTGCTTCGCGGCGTCAATCATCAGCTACACATTTCACCTTGGGGACGGATGCGCGCTTTTGAATGGAGCGACGAAGTTGAATTAGAGACATTATTCCGGGACGAGGGGCTAGAAACGCTTCATGGTAAATTTTTCGACCAACGCTTCATCGATTACCTGAACAACAACTTTGACGATTTGGGGGATATCCATTGGCGGAAATTTGAAGCGCTGGCGGGCGAGTACTTCGAAAGGCAAGGATTCAAAGTGGAAATGGGCCCTGGGCGAAATGATGACGGAATTGATCTTCGCATCTACCCAATGTCTAGCGAAGTCGAATCGCCTCCACTGATTTTGGTTCAATGCAAACGACAAAAAGCGGCGATAGGCAAAGCGCTTATTAAGTCAGTTTACGCAGATGTGTTGCATGAGAAGGCTGGCTCGGGGCTGATAGTTACTAGCTCACGGTTGTCGCCAGGCGCTGCTGCGTTGAGAACAGCGCGAGGCTATCCAATTGAGGCGGCCGATCGCAAAACTCTGCAAGATTGGATATCCAATATGAAAACTCATCGGCTATGCTAG
- a CDS encoding sigma-54-dependent transcriptional regulator encodes MAKTVLVIDDDPTQRRLLQAAVEKSGFACRTAPDGESGFTTATEAGADVILLDLNMPGLSGMETLERLSERIPDVPVIMLTATSGIDTIVSSMRAGAVDFIVKPANPERVVVSIRNALKMSSLTGEVKRLTRKSEGGMNFEDMIASAPSMRQVIRLGQRAASSDIPVLILGESGVGKEVIARCIQGASDRAGKPFVTVNCGAIPENLVESILFGHEKGAFTGAVSKSLGKFVEADGGTLFLDEIGELPLDMQVKLLRALQEGEVDAVGSRRPTKVDVRIISATNRDLAEQVKSGNFREDLYYRLNVFPVDVPALRERKDDIPSLVDFFISRFNVSEGRDVTSATDETLRMLCAHDWPGNVRQLENAVFRAVILAETSQLQPHDFPQISGIMPEMADLPPVPARSEAANDMQAVPSDGYATAAGPVGIKDDAGELRTLSEIERDVIEYAIDFYQGHMSEVSRRLGIGRSTLYRKIREYELDQQNEQKAG; translated from the coding sequence ATGGCTAAGACGGTTCTTGTAATCGATGACGACCCAACACAGCGCAGGCTGCTTCAGGCAGCTGTCGAGAAGTCAGGCTTTGCCTGTCGGACGGCGCCAGATGGCGAGAGCGGCTTCACCACGGCGACCGAAGCAGGCGCCGATGTTATCCTCCTTGATCTCAATATGCCGGGCCTTTCCGGCATGGAGACGCTGGAGCGCCTCTCCGAACGTATTCCGGACGTGCCGGTCATCATGTTGACGGCCACCTCCGGCATCGACACCATTGTGTCCTCGATGCGCGCTGGCGCTGTAGATTTCATCGTAAAACCAGCCAATCCAGAGCGCGTCGTTGTCTCCATCCGCAATGCCCTCAAAATGTCGTCGCTGACCGGCGAAGTAAAACGTCTCACCCGCAAGAGCGAAGGCGGCATGAACTTCGAGGACATGATCGCTTCGGCCCCGTCCATGCGCCAGGTGATCCGTCTTGGACAGCGCGCGGCAAGCTCTGACATTCCGGTTCTTATACTTGGTGAAAGTGGTGTGGGTAAGGAAGTGATTGCCCGCTGCATCCAGGGCGCATCTGACCGCGCTGGCAAGCCTTTCGTCACCGTCAACTGCGGTGCCATTCCAGAGAACCTCGTTGAGAGTATTCTCTTCGGCCATGAGAAAGGCGCGTTTACCGGTGCTGTCTCAAAATCGCTCGGTAAATTCGTTGAGGCAGATGGCGGAACGCTGTTCCTCGATGAGATTGGCGAGCTGCCACTCGACATGCAGGTGAAACTGCTGCGCGCCCTGCAGGAAGGTGAGGTCGATGCTGTCGGCTCCCGCCGTCCGACCAAGGTGGACGTCCGCATCATTTCCGCGACCAATCGTGATCTGGCTGAACAGGTCAAATCAGGCAACTTCCGGGAAGATCTGTACTATCGCCTCAACGTCTTCCCGGTCGATGTGCCGGCCCTGCGTGAGCGCAAGGACGATATTCCGTCGCTGGTCGACTTCTTCATCTCCCGCTTCAACGTGTCTGAAGGCCGCGATGTCACAAGCGCGACGGACGAGACGCTGCGCATGCTGTGCGCCCATGACTGGCCGGGCAATGTCCGTCAGCTTGAGAACGCCGTCTTCCGCGCGGTGATCCTGGCTGAAACCTCGCAGCTGCAGCCGCATGACTTTCCGCAGATCTCCGGCATCATGCCTGAGATGGCAGACCTGCCGCCGGTTCCGGCCCGCTCTGAGGCGGCTAATGACATGCAGGCCGTGCCGAGCGATGGCTATGCGACCGCCGCTGGCCCTGTCGGCATCAAGGATGATGCAGGCGAACTGCGCACCCTGTCGGAGATCGAGCGCGACGTGATCGAATATGCGATCGACTTCTATCAGGGGCATATGTCCGAAGTCAGCCGCCGGCTCGGCATTGGCCGCTCCACGCTCTATCGCAAGATCCGCGAATACGAGCTGGACCAGCAGAACGAACAAAAAGCCGGCTGA